A portion of the Streptomyces erythrochromogenes genome contains these proteins:
- a CDS encoding helix-turn-helix domain-containing protein, whose protein sequence is MARSGTEGRGVLEGAFALMEVLAQGDEVGLTRLAADAELPKATAHRLLGQLVALGAVQSVSGRYRLGPRTFRLGQAWHPARALRAASARPLRELAAVGGGRLSVSLSVPEAGHALVVGSTRSEVDDVFALYPGVVLPAGSAAELILTASAPEAGPAQGWSRAAWSREAARAREQGMAFQYGQCVSALSCVAAPVFSEAGQVVAAVAATSLDGKQIALLGEAAVRTAAMVSANLSRLSAPAARPRREWEPVQGPADRAARHAVMARRR, encoded by the coding sequence ATGGCCAGATCCGGCACTGAGGGGCGGGGAGTACTGGAGGGCGCGTTCGCGCTGATGGAGGTGCTCGCGCAGGGCGACGAGGTCGGCCTGACCAGGCTGGCGGCGGACGCCGAACTGCCGAAGGCCACGGCCCACCGGCTGCTCGGGCAGCTGGTCGCGCTGGGCGCGGTACAGAGCGTTTCGGGCCGCTACAGGCTGGGCCCGAGGACGTTCCGGCTGGGGCAGGCGTGGCATCCCGCGCGGGCGCTGAGGGCCGCGTCGGCGCGGCCGTTGCGCGAACTCGCCGCCGTCGGCGGTGGCAGGCTGAGTGTCAGTCTGTCGGTGCCCGAGGCGGGGCACGCCCTGGTGGTCGGGAGCACGCGCAGCGAGGTGGACGACGTGTTCGCGCTGTATCCCGGTGTCGTCCTGCCGGCCGGGAGCGCGGCCGAGCTGATCCTGACGGCGTCGGCTCCCGAGGCGGGCCCTGCGCAGGGGTGGTCGCGGGCCGCGTGGTCGCGGGAGGCGGCGCGGGCCAGGGAGCAGGGCATGGCCTTCCAGTACGGGCAGTGCGTGAGCGCGCTGTCGTGCGTGGCGGCGCCGGTGTTCTCCGAGGCGGGGCAGGTGGTGGCCGCCGTGGCGGCGACCTCGCTGGACGGCAAGCAGATCGCCCTGCTGGGTGAGGCCGCGGTCCGTACGGCGGCGATGGTCAGCGCCAACCTGTCCAGGCTGTCGGCGCCCGCGGCGCGCCCGCGCCGCGAGTGGGAGCCGGTGCAGGGCCCGGCCGACCGGGCCGCCCGGCACGCCGTGATGGCGCGGCGGC